The Oryzias melastigma strain HK-1 linkage group LG20, ASM292280v2, whole genome shotgun sequence genome includes the window CGACTTCCTCTTTCTGAAGAAACCACATGAAAGTGAGGTAAGCTCAGTCTAAGAGGCTTACATCTGACACTGAGCAACCGCTGAACATCCCTGAACTAACACTGACACCTGCTGGTTCAAGAATATACACTCAGACAGTGTTATTCCAACAATCATCTCTTCTTTACTTTGTCTTAATCAGTCTTTGCCTGCCCTGCATATGTCTGCCACACATGTTGACTGGTGACAACCTTCCTAAAGACAGGTTCACTGAACTACCTTCCACTGAGCCCAGTTTACCGATCCCAACGCGGCCCACCACCAAGCCTAGCACGGCTCTTCACTGAGCCTGGCACGGCCCACCTAACCCGACGACTTTCCACCATTTCAACTCAAACATTTTATCCCAGGACTTATTGGCTATCGGATCAGGATgacacaaatacaaatattttcccCAGCAACCTTAAATGAGCAGCCCAACTGTAAAGGATGGTGGTGAAGAacccaaacacaggagacaAGACTTGGTTGCAGATacacattaaataaacaaacttaaacATTGCAGAATCATGGGAGAATGAATCAGTGACATTGCataacagatgacctgacaatgatgAACTGAGAACCAGGCACTTAAATTCACTGAGgatgattaactaaatgaagacaactgtggatgattaacctgaacgtAGTGAGACTGAccggaaaacagaacatgacaaaagcccaagcacagaatcctgacaCCTATACTACACCAATGATCCACAAATTGAAGACTTCTCAGAGATATAACATTTGCCGCCTATTTATCCAGATTTATTCAGGGCTTACTCTCATCGTCAGGTTTGATTCGCACTACTTCCTTCAGCAAGATGGAAAACTTGTCTGAACTTTGGTGCAGATTACATTAGCAAATCCTGGTCTACCTGAAAACCAGGGTCTTGGTTCATTCTAGGGAAAACTTAAATGCATCAAGTAaaagaaatgctatttttaaagatccactcccaTAATCATTTGAGCTATTGTAAAGATGTCACCACTGGTATCTACGGTTCTCCTCGGGTCCAGACAACCCATAAACCTGCAGCACCGAAGCAACTCAACCCCTGTACGCGTGAATGTGTCTAAAACATCAAGCAGAGCGCAGGTGTGTTTAAAAGTGGAAAGTATGATTGTTGTGCATGTGATAAGTGTATCACAAAGGCCCAAAGCaatttacagtcacagacccattcatccattcacacattgatGGTGGCTCTGTTCCCAAACACTGGCGCAGACATTCCACCAGAGTCAAagtggagttcagtgtcttccccaaggacacttcaacacatgggtgggcaaggtggGTATTGAACCCACAATCTGCCGATCAGGAGTCCACCGCCCTACTACTCCATAGCCAACTTGTGTAAGTACCATGTAGTTAAAATGTACAGGTNNNNNNNNNNNNNNNNNNNNNNNNNNNNNNNNNNNNNNNNNNNNNNNNNNNNNNNNNNNNNNNNNNNNNNNNNNNNNNNNNNNNNNNNNNNNNNNNNNNNNNNNNNNNNNNNNNNNNNNNNNNNNNNNNNNNNNNNNNNNNNNNNNNNNNNNNNNNNNNNNNNNNNNNNNNNNNNNNNNNNNNNNNNNNNNNNNNNNNNNNNNNNNNNNNNNNNNNNNNNNNNNNNNNNNNNNNNNNNNNNNNNNNNNNNNNNNNNNNNNNNNNNNNNNNNNNNNNNNNNNNNNNNNNNNNNNNNNNNNNNNNNNNNNNNNNNNNNNNNNNNNNNNNNNNNNNNNNNNNNNNNNNNNNNNNNNNGTGGTGGACTACTGTTCCATAGCCAACTTGTGTAAGTACCATGTAGTTAAaatgtacaggtgatgctgttgtcTGGTGCCATTGCAAAACATCTTAGTCACCAGTATGCTAAAGGAACTTGCCCCTGACTGACTCCACCCAAATATCACGTTTGTGCACCAGATATGTGAGTGCCTGTAGGAAGCCTGTAAACTACCtgcacaaactacactctgtaattttctcatttctaacactCAGGAAGCACGCACTTATCAAGAGAACAGCTCTGTTGAACTCCTTGTACAGTCTGTAAGAGTTGGAAGGGTCGAAAAGATAAAAACGTGTACGACACATCTGGGTCTCATCTTTACTGTCCTCTTGTGTATTGTACAAGTGTTTGCGACTTGTAGTACgcctgtggaaaaaaaatgtgcctgATCATTTTCACTCTACGGGATCTCCAAACGTCTACAACATTCATATGTCCTGCAGGCCACATGCGTCTCCTGTACAAGTTTTAGCCACAGACTGCGTATATCTATCAGTAAGGgctgttttgacaaaagctTTAGCTAATTCAGATGTTACAGTATAACTGACTCAGTGCACCTTATACAGGAAATGTGAAAAAGATACAGGGAAAACAGGCCTGGTGTGCAAGAGCCAGGAGAAACTATGCCACAGCACAGCAAAATCAATTTCTTATTTCATGCATCGAAGAGTTTAGAATCTACTAAGCTCGATTAGACCCTGTCATAGAAAAGGGTAACCAAGCTCGgaataaatctactttttttggctgttgacctctataaatggggttttaaaagtgctgtctgatgttcattgccaaattttgtcagattaaaataaacttgtttaattcttaaaaatatgttaaaatgaaaccgtctgtgtgctgccccctacaggttgaattgaagTGTGAATTTTGTggttggtcaaaccatttaagtcccacatcattgcagaagtcccacgtcaagatctgcagctccaggaatGATAAGAGCTCTGTTCCTAGGCCCCActcctctgactggattttcacatttcggctgtgggtggagtcagcctccattTTCCCTATTTGGTTACCCTCTAGTGTCGTGTGTTGGTACTTGTGCATTAAGGCATCTCTAGTGTTAGCATCTCACACTGAGGGGTTAGGGTTAGTGTGTACAGGTGAGGTGGTAATGCATTTAAGATAACTCAGTTATAACTACACACAtatcattttcaattttaagaaagaaaaaaatattaatgctACTACAGGCCAAATAGATTTTTTGGAGGAAATGTTaacatataaaacaaaaataaactcttcaataacaattttttttttcaaaaactgttgttttcataAGCAATGTAACATCAAATTTACGTTtctattttagtcaaataactgtttttaatcaaatcaccACCATCTTATCCTgcctctttttaaatttttgttttgtttttaaaaaaaactattattgtCATTTCTTACCAAATTAATTAATAGCTTTTATGACTAATGACTAaattcataaagaaaataatgcatTGCCTCTTTGTTCcctttttactgttattaagtTGCAGCATCTCGATGTGTAATCCTAGAATCCTCCCACCACCCTGACTCCCTTCTGAGGGAGTTAGACTGAACAGCAATCCACCATAAGAAGCTTGTATGAGCTGCGACAAACATCAATGCAACTTCCTCACCtttcttccagaaaacatttgcAAGTCATCTCCTGCTGTTGCACAAGTGAACTTGACATTCTTTCCTGTCATATTTAAAGCATTAGTAagaattttagtcaaatttgtgGATTCTGATCAAGTTCCAACTGGTTTTATGTCTGTTGACAGGAGTTTGGGAGCCATTTTTTAGAATCCTCAATCACTTCAAGTTCTGAAATGTTTGAGGAATACAAGATACATGGCAGAAGCTTATTCTCTTCTAGACTAAACCAATTAAAATATATTGGCTGCAGTCAAGGTCTAAATGTAGAGATCGGAAGGTCTAAAAGAGATACTGatgaaaattatgattttggtgttttttaacatgttcttgtgccagttttctgataatggagaacatatacagtataaataaaataagattctaaattttgtttctgaatatttctttattcaaattattgtgaatcagcagcaggtGAAAACACACtaggtgggccacaagctccctgctctgctccattctgatgcattcacctGCGAATAAATCGatccatgtatgtttttgttttccacattttagaTGGAATCTGGGTAAAAAActatacggctggatagctccaatgtggCTCGCCATTTTCTTGCACCACTAAAAGTTTGCGCCGCTTttatccttcagaatctactggaattacaatGATCGtcttaatggttgaaaagttacagtatgttaaagattttgtgtttaagtgtcactgacgtagtgttaaagggttaactagcAAGGAAAAGGAACAACATTACACATATGCTTTATAGAGGGAAAcaattttgagaaaacatttggaaaaatttACCATCAAAATCTTTGGCAAATATacaattattttggaaaattcaatCTACCACTGCTACCAACAACAGTggaccaaagttttttttctttattattaaaatcCTCAGTTAAAAATATGGGGTAATACTAGTATTgaaccacatttaaaaaaatatgttgcaaCAGATTTTTGCAACAACACAAAACCCCCCATGGAAACATTAGCTCAGagcaaaaacattagctaatatgggaaaaaaaacctccCGTGGTCATCAACACATAAacaagaaatgacagaaaatgagaCTACAAAAAAAGAGATCTCCCACACCAAAACTGAGCATGGAAGCTGCACTCGTGGTACGATGTAGGCCTAAGGTCCTCTTAAATCTTAACTCTCATCTTgactttgaagcatttttctttttcttctaccAGAAGCGTACTATAGTGTTACAGTGAAATAGTAGCAGACAGATGGAgagtaaagttttatttaagattGCATGAATTTAAGGCAAAATGGTGCAGACGCATCAGCTTCCTCTTTCATATATGCGCAGAGAggattggtttatttttgacGAGTGCTGGACTTCTGCTTtcattttaggaattttttttctgtgatccGATCAACCGATCTACAAGGTGAGAAAGATTTCTGTGTTAATCTCTGGATTAAGatgttaatattattatttaaaaaaaaatcatatttgtttttatattttgtcattaaatGAGTTGGTGAGGAAACCAAATGTACTTAATAAACCACTTCTCATAGTTTCCTCAGAGATGAAGGATGAATGTAGGAGTTTGATGGCAGCTCTGTCTGTGAACGTGCTGACAGTCTACATGTTCCTGAGTGTCTTCCTCCTTCCAGGTCAGatgtttgttctctttcatttacagacaattttaaatgtttaatcttGTTGCTTCACTTCGGTTTGTGAGTCAGGAGTTTACACCTGGTTTTCCTCCACATTATCTCCATTCTTTCAGGAGTTTTGGCTCAATGTGACCTTCTCATCTCTGCACCAAAGAAGCTGGAAGCACTGACTGGATCCTGTTTATTGATCCCATGCAGCATCAAAGCTGAACCAGAAATAGACTTTTTAAACACACGAGAACCCTTTGGAGCTTGGATTAAAGACACTAAGGAATTTCTGAATCCTAAATATTTTGAGAGAAGGATGCGTGACCGCAGaggtttactttttattacagGGAATTTAAAGCAGAAGAATTGCACGGCCCTTATATCTAATGTGACCACCGAACATTCAAACACGTATTATTTTGGAATCATGCGTGGACCGGTTAGCCATAAAGCTGAATGTGATCCCGTTGACATCACAGTCAAAGGTAAGACAGTTGTTTCATTAACTATGTATGACTGTACCTCAGGATATCAGAACATCGTCAAATGATTCATTTAGTTCAGTAACTTTAGTAAACTCCTCACTTACAGACTGATAGTTTTAGGAAGACTATTATCTTGAATTGGAATATttgcgggctgcacggtggcgcaagtggttagcgctctcgcctcacagcgagaaggccccggttcaaatcccggctgggacctttctgtgtggagtttgcatgttctccccgtgcatgcgtgggttttcaccggggactccggcttcctcccaccgtccaaaaacatgcttcataggttcattggtgactctaaattgttcctaggtgtgaatgtgagagtgaatgtgtgtgtgattgaggccctgctacagactggcgacctgtccagggtgtaccccgccttcgcccttcagtagccgggataggctccggcacccccgcgaccccgacagggacaaagcggtcaagaagatggatggatggatggatggaatatttgcagtttaaagcaaaccaaaaaatgcactttagtgtttcaaaatgtttaatacTTCATCATATACATAATGTAAAGTCTTTAAATTCTGTTAATATTACATAAGATCTTTGGAAAGCAGTTTTGACGTCTCCTCCATTTTTGTCTCAAAAGATGGAAACACAAATGAGAACATCCCTGAGCTTTAGAGAGTAATTGTAACGAAGTTCAACAGCGTTTATTGATTTCACTTTCCAAAAAGCTGCCAtctaattgagtttttttagcAGCATCTTTCTTCCTAACATGCCTGTCTGATGTGGAAGCACAGATTCTCCTCAGAGTCCCAGCATTGAAATCCCAGCTGATCTGAAGGAGAAGACGTCTGTCTCCATCACCTGCTCGGCTCCCACTCCCTGTCCTCACTCCCCTCCTGAACTCACCTGGAATCTCCAAGCAGACTCTCAGAGACAAACGGAGACAAACACAGATGGAAGCTTTACAACTAAAATCCAGAAGAACATCACTCTGTCAGACACTCATGATGGATTCACCATCAGATGTTCTGCCAGATATCCTGTGAATGAAGGACCACCAAAGACAGCAGAGACACTAAAGACTCTCAGTGTTTCATGTAAGTTGTGTTCTGATAGATCTGATTGTTGAAGGTAAATGGAGAAGTGTTTTTAGAACTGTGTTGTCAGACTTTTAGACTCTCTGAATGTGGACTACAGAAGTGATGAGACACGATTCTAGAAAAACTTCAACAACCTGAACTATAGCTTCTAAAAACCTTCATGTCTCATTACAGATACTAAGCAGTTCGGGGTCATCTTTGCTTCGTTGAAGATTCTGGGAGTCTTAATGCTTTGTGCAGCAATCATCATTTTTGAGTGGTGAGATCAATTCTCCAGAACTGTGAATGTTCAGATCAGCTGCTCTTCTGCATTTAACTctcattctttttctttcagttggTTTCAATGCAGATTCTCCAACAAACCTGAGAAGGTAAACTGAACCTCTTGGTATAATGTAATACAATAATAACATTATATTGACAGCTAACTTTATATTCTTCTTAATTTTTAAGATAATCCATCTCATTCTCCTGCTGATTTTATAGAGATGAGCACATATTTAAggttattttctggattatgTTTAATGAGGGGaataagaattttattttaacatatgaaGTTGGAAAAACTGACCAAGAACTTCCTAATCTGTAACTACAAATTTTGATGAAATACAGCTGCTTTGTAGGACGTAAAACTTCCTATATTGAGCTAAATTCcccttttttgttgcaatgaAATAACTGCAGAGCTTTTGTGTGGTTTCCATTTCAGGACTCAAAAGAAGAAGTCTATGAGAACATAGTGATGGAGACCCAAACATCTGAAGACATGGAGAGGCTGGGTTGAAGGGCGGTCTGTCATTTGGCTATTCCAGTGTAAAACTCCCAAGCTTGACATACCTGTgtcattttggataaaaatgttttctccatgacaaaacacacaaaccaggaaatgtttgttcatcttaaaaaataaactctgattgattaaaaaacaaaacaacaccaCTTTTGTGCGCTTTATTTCACGTGCAAACTGAAGGGAACAACAGGAAGTCCAGTCCAGGATGTGGTGCAGCAGAACCTGCAGACACAGGGATGTAGTACTCAAGCTCCTCTGCTCAACTCTACGAACTTATGATCTGGAAGTCCTGGTATGACTCTGTTCTGAACTGCTTTTCTAAGCATGTCAAGAGTCACATAACCACACAGAGGAGGCCTTGTGACGTCAAGTCTGTGTGTTGAGCAGCTCATAAGGGGTTGGGTTTGTCAATCGTTGCctgtaaaaattaatttcatAGCTTCGGAACTTGTGGGTTTTTGAAAAAGGAAATTCTGCTACAAAAATGgaatattacatttgaaaaaccTATCAAAGAGAGAAAAGCATCAGCATTACATAACATTTAGCTGATGGGATGTCCGTCTTTGAGTGTTGTTCCAAGTCATACACTTGTATTGATCCTGTTGTCTCGTTTATTTTGAGCATAGTTTTCATTCTTCTAAACTGTGTAACGCTCTCAGTCAATTCTTCAAGTGCTTTGTTGATGTATTTAGTTATCACTTGGTATTTCTTCAGGCCCACAGTCCCTTTTCTGgctctttatttttatagcaattttatgttaaaattagggctgtcagatttgtcgcattAATTATgagttaatttgacatgtgcatgacgccgacaatttttttgacgcattaatcgcggattttctcatacgtggcTTTCCACACCACCCGCGCAGGCATCCCTAagtcatcgccctctaactgaCCGGCTGCTCTCACAAGATcatggggggtttgattgacagatgacgggtagccaatgggagcagacttcatcaatgcggtctttacaattcaacaatgtaccaatcattgttctactgttgttttcctcaatggaatgtaccgatgcagcagtttataACAACATGAGGAGTTCTGTTGtggggttttctaattgttgccactgaagtgcacctgttgttaattccaagaacaccaatacagctgaaattgattagcGAGGCCCTCAGCTACTtcaccaaccagaaaattatcaaacaggtttaattcaattcatgccaggtctaattaaaaaagtgttcctttaatgtttgtgagcagtatataaaTTCATTcacaaataatctgtttttttaattttttattttttttataaaatactaCACCAGTTTAAGTTAACTTAAagatcattttagaaaaaatgtaaataacatacattttcaaattatattATTTACCATTACAAAAAGGTGCCAAATTACAatgattaaactaaaaaaatgagaaaaggaggattgttcaacttttaaaaatgccatttaaaaataaaacgtaatttctttgtgttgctgtttcaaacatgtttcaGTCTTGAAGAATTGTTTAAATTCCAAGAGATTTTTAATCCACTTATGTCATTCGcgttcagtttaaataaagttttcatgttttgtatgtaagctccgccccctgagCTGCAGAAGGGAAAACTGCCGTCAGCCTTTTTCCCAGTTCGTCTTTTTTCCCTCGTTCGCTTTGAAGAACTTCTCAGATACAAGGTAATTTCTACTCTTTATATGTTTGGTTGCCATTGTATATAATAGTTAATTACTTTGGATGGGATATATTAATTTACTTGAGcagcaaacacttttttttgaaaGAGTAGTGCTTGTGACGAGATGAGAATGCCCGCGCAAATGCTAAGCTAGCGCGGGCATTCTCTAGCTAGCGCTAGCTGCTGTTAGCTAAAATGGGCAAACGGAAGCTGCTGTTGTTTTGTCATATGAAATATGTAGCTATGTTGCATGCCTTTTCCCTCCCCCTTTTCGTTCTGAATGCTACATTTTATCATACTGACCCAGTGTTTTTCCAATTCTTTTAAACATGCTAAGTTTAATGAGTCTAACCATGGTAGAGTTACAAGGCTTTGTCTCCTGTCAGTACTAAGTCTAAGAAATTAGTTAATATTCTAATGCATTTGTGCTTCTCTAGTCAGTGAACAGCTGAGTCTTTTGTGGCTAAAATAGAGGTGATCAGATAATAAATGTTAgattaaaagtaccaaaaaggAAATGAGGATCTTTTTATTCGATGTGTGGTCTTCCCCCCGCCCCCTGTTTTTAAGGTAACCAGCATTTCAGAAAGTAAGGAAAGGATCAACACAGTGATGCTGAAGACGAACATGGAAAAGACATTCTCAAATAGAAGATATGAAGTGGTCCATGACCCTCCAGTGATACAAGACTTCCAGGCCAGCACTCTTTAAAGCAAATCAGGTAAATATAATTAGTTTACTACATTATTTTGTAATACTTCATAATGCAGTAGAAGCttgtgaaattaaaatttgactgaaaatcattttgaatAATTATGAAGTTACAATGTGAACAAGGACTATACcgtaattagaaaaaagaaaaacacataaacaattTGTGGATCATGCATTTTCGCTGAAATTAAGCCCACTGGTCATCATCATTAAATATGATCAATTCTTTGACTTGATTCGCAttaatacttaaataaaacattctacaaagtAGACCCCGCCCTCCTTCCTCATCCGTCCTCTTCGTTTAGGAGAGACCCGCAGCTGAACTGTCCCTCCGCCCCTCCCTCTCTAAACACCTGTCCGTTTACTGCTCAGCGGACAGGGGCGCCTGCACTAGCAGAGGGCGCTAATTCGCTGATTTCAGGCCGTTCAACACATGTCAGATAGTAGACGATCATAGCtgcgcagattattttttcctccaagCGGTGAGATGCCGCCCCCTTTGAATCGGCGCCCCGGGCAGCTGCCTGTATTGCCCGTGCCTAAAACCGCCTCTGCATCCAGTCCCCAGAAGCGTGGCTAACAGGACTTGACTCTTTGCAGAGTGAGGGGACCACTGTACAGGACAAGGGTACTCACACACTGGCAGGGCTCCTCACCCTGCCACTGAGTGTATGTCGCAGCCCCTCGTTAGTGATGGGACGAGCAACACTGGTGCGCCAGCACTGTGCTGAGTGCACAAGTGTGAAACCCCGTATCAGTGCGTGTATCGctttaacaaaaagaaacacgTGACCGATAGAGGAAGTGTATCGGTTGGATGTACCGGCGCCAAATTGTGTTTATAAGGAACCGAACTGCATCAACATGTTGTGGGTTTGTTGTATGGAGAGTAAACTGTTTATTGTGCCTTTTGGAGTTTTGCATTGCTTCTACTCATGGACCGTTCTAGGAAATTTTCCAAAGTCTGGAATAATTTTGATCTTTTGACGCAGAATAAGGTAAATCTTATCCTCCTTTGGGCATTATTTACTGTTAGTTCTTAATGCAGTGTCTCTACTCTTTTCTACCAAGAGgtcggatttttttttttcagataaattaactttttttttattgtgggtGAAGTGTCGGCTCTGCTCAACTGAATTGTCTTATATCAATAAGAGCACGTTATCAATGCTGAGGCATTATAGAGCTCGGCATGGCAGTGAAGAGTCGGCAGACACTCCTGCTGCGAGTACCACAGTTGTGATGACATTCTCACAAactttgaattttcaaaattacacacaaaaggCTTTGTGGAACTCTGCaatattatttgtaaaattacattcttttaacaagctttaaacaaaatatttatttttggcttcCAGTTCCTAACAAGCAAGCGTTGGATGAGGCTGTGGTCAACATGATCATCAAAGACTGTCAGCCACTCACCCTTGTAGAAAATGAGGGATTCAGGGCGCTCATGCAGCTTGTTGCTCCCTCATATGTTCTACCAAGCAGGAAGGTATGTGTAATAAATGTATGGTTGAATTAATTAATGAGTACTGTGGATAGAAAGACAGACATGCATGTATTCATAAGGTattacaatattttgtttggttatTTTCAGTCCATCAAGGACTTGGTGGACTAGAAATATGAGTaggaaaaggagaaaacaaaaaaggaccTCCAGAGTGCCATTGCTGTTACTTTAACAGCTGACATGTGGACCTCCATTAATATGGAGGCATATCTTGCCGTTACTTGCCACAATGTGGATCAAGACAGCCATGACTTGCATACATCAGTCTTGGGAGTGCAGCATTTTCCACAGAAACACACTGCAGATAACTTGGCCATGGCTAAAAGGAGCCTTATGGAGGAGTGGGGCATAGCGAGCAAGGTCAGGTGTCTTGTCACTGATGCAGCAGCTAACATGATTTCATGTGCTCGCATACTGCAAATACAGCAAACTATTTATATTGCCCATTCAATCAATTTACTTGTAAAAAAGTAGTGTAATGCCGTTATAACACTAACAGATATACGCAACAAAACACGGCAAATTGTGACATACTTTCGATCAAGCACCACGGCCAAAGAAAAGCTTGCTCAAATACAGCAACAGCTGGGAACACCAGTGCATAAGTTAATAAACGAGGTGCCAACACGATGGAACCGCACCTACCACATGCTGGAGAGAATAACTGAGCAGAAGGAGGCAGTCTGGGTGTCTTTGGCCTCACTGAGAAATGATATTACTCCACTGACTCCTTAAGATTTTGATGTAATTGAAGAGATGCTTAGGGTGCTCCCTCCGTTTGAACAAGCCACAAGAGAACtatctgaggaaaaaaagagtctCAGGGTCAAAGGTGATTCCTTTGATGAGAATGATCCACATTGAGCTTCAACATCAAGCCTCAACACTAACAAAACCAGCTGCTCAAGAACTGGCAGAAAACCTGAAAAGGAGACTGAGTCCGTCTGCAACATGGAATCACTCAGTGTGATGACACTGGCAACACTCTTGGACCCCAGGTTTAAAACAGTCGACTTCTGTAGTCCATTAAAAGCAACAGAAGCTGTTAAGAGACTGAAGTCTGAGCGTGCTGCTGAAATGAGGAGCCATGAGCCTGACCCAGCGGAAGAACCAAGCTCTTCACATGGATCAGAACCCAGTTCAGGtaagaaaaacacattcttttgtccgtttatatgtatatttacgTGGTTTATTGTAGTATCACGTGACATGATTCATTTTCATCTGCTAAGGCACAATCTCTGGACACCTTTCGACATGGAAGTTCAGGAGAATAGAATGAACAGCAATTCTACAGCGGATTCCATTGTTGAAGTACAACGCTACTTGGCCGAAGGAAACACACTCAGAACGCAAGACCCATTACAATACTGGAAGAACAACCAGAAAACATATCCACACCTATATCtaccagtgttaatttcgttgacgaaaacttttcgtcatcgtcttcgtcaacgacttttttcccccaacaaaAACGAAACGAAACGAAAAATCCCACTCAGACAcgaaaataataactaaattGGTTTGACATTTTCGTCAACGAATGAAAACGAAACACAAATTCTCttcgaagacgacatccaatcataacgACTCCTTGCTTGTGGAGAagggcgggagcaaatgcaGAGCGATCCTATCAGAACACTGCAGCCCGCCCGGGAAGACCTTAATTCGAGGAATTGCGTGTCTGTgatttaggttaaaaatgtCTACCCCGGGTAGAAAACGAAGAGCAGATCCATCCATTTTCCcaaccgcttcgtccctttcggggtcgcggggttgccggagcctatcccggctgctgatgggcgaaggcggggtacaccctggacaggtcgccagtctgtcacagggcctcaatcacacacccaatcactctcacatgcatacctaggggcaatttagagtcaccaatgaacctatgaagcatgtttttggacggtgggaggaagccggagtccccggtgaaaacccacgcatgcacggggagaacatgcaaactccacacagaaaggtcccagccgggattcgaaccggggcctcctcgctgtgaggcgaaggcgctaaccactgcgccaccgtgcagccccgaaGAGCAGATAGATG containing:
- the LOC112151332 gene encoding sialic acid-binding Ig-like lectin 5 — its product is MKDECRSLMAALSVNVLTVYMFLSVFLLPGVLAQCDLLISAPKKLEALTGSCLLIPCSIKAEPEIDFLNTREPFGAWIKDTKEFLNPKYFERRMRDRRGLLFITGNLKQKNCTALISNVTTEHSNTYYFGIMRGPVSHKAECDPVDITVKDSPQSPSIEIPADLKEKTSVSITCSAPTPCPHSPPELTWNLQADSQRQTETNTDGSFTTKIQKNITLSDTHDGFTIRCSARYPVNEGPPKTAETLKTLSVSYTKQFGVIFASLKILGVLMLCAAIIIFECWFQCRFSNKPEKDSKEEVYENIVMETQTSEDMERLG